A region of Lagenorhynchus albirostris chromosome 20, mLagAlb1.1, whole genome shotgun sequence DNA encodes the following proteins:
- the INPP5K gene encoding inositol polyphosphate 5-phosphatase K isoform X5, with amino-acid sequence MAAMNPQTELRVRTLSIHVVTWNVASAAPPPDLSDLLQLNNLNLNLDVYVIGLQEMNCGIMSLLSDTAFEDPWSSFFMDVLSPLSFVKVSSVRMQGLLLLIFAKYQHLPFIQILSTKSTPTGLFGYWGNKGGVKIFLKFYGYYVSIVNCHLPPHVANNDQRLEHFDRILEMQNFEAQDVPNILDHDLILWFGDMNFRIEDFGLHFVRESIKNRCYSDLWEKDQLSIAKRHDPLLREFQEGPLLFPPTYKFDKNSSNYDTSEKKRKPAWTDRILWRLKRQPQAAIHTPTLSAPHFTLFLRSYVSHMRYSVSDHKPVTSTFDLELKPLVSAPLITLLPESLCTAESDMLISYSLTADFLSSPWDWIGLYKVGLRHINDYVSYVWVRDNQVSFSDGLNQEQRAGYLVAES; translated from the exons ATGGCGGCCATGAACCCACAGACCGAGCTGAGAGTCAGGACGCTCAG CATACATGTCGTGACATGGAACGTGGCCTCTGCAGCACCCCCTCCAGACCTCAGTGATCTGCTTCAGCTGAACAACCTGAACCTGAATCTGGACGTGTATGTCATTGG TTTGCAGGAAATGAACTGTGGGATCATGAGCCTCCTTTCTGACACTGCCTTTGAAGACCCATGGAGCAGTTTCTTCATGGATGTGCTTTCCCCTCTGAGCTTCGTCAAG GTCTCCAGTGTCCGCATGCAGGGGCTTCTCTTACTGATCTTTGCCAAGTATCAGCATTTGCCCTTTATCCAGATCCTCTCTACTAAATCCACCCCCACTGGCCTCTTCGGGTACTGG GGGAACAAAGGGGGTGTCAAAATCTTCCTGAAGTTTTACGGCTACTATGTCAGCATCGTCAACTGCCACCTGCCCCCGCACGTGGCCAACAATGACCAGCGGCTGGAGCACTTTGACCGGATCCTGGAGATGCAGAATTTTGAGGCACAGGATGTCCCCAACATCCTGGACCACGA cCTCATTCTCTGGTTTGGAGACATGAACTTTCGGATTGAGGACTTTGGGTTGCACTTTGTTCGGGAATCCATAAAAAATCGGTGCTACAGTGACCTGTGGGAGAAGGATCAG CTCAGCATTGCCAAGAGACACGACCCGCTGCTCCGGGAGTTCCAGGAGGGCCCCCTGCTCTTCCCGCCCACCTACAAGTTTGATAAGAACTCCAGCAACTATGACACCAG tgaGAAAAAGCGCAAGCCCGCGTGGACCGACCGCATCCTGTGGAGGCTGAAGCGGCAGCCCCAGGCCGCCATCCACACCCCGACGCTGTCAGCCCCCCACTTCACCCTGTTTCTGAGGAGCTACGTCAGCCACATGCGGTACAGCGTCAGTGACCATAAGCCTGTCACCAGCACCTTTGACTTGGAG CTGAAGCCATTGGTATCTGCCCCACTGATCACCCTGCTGCCCGAGAGCCTGTGCACCGCGGAGAGCGACATGCTGATCAGCTACTCCCTGACCGCAGACTTCCTCAGCAGCCCCTGGGACTGGATTGGCCTGTACAAG GTGGGGCTGCGCCACATTAATGACTACGTGTCGTATGTCTGGGTCAGGGACAACCAGGTCTCCTTCAGCGATGGGCTGAACCAG GAACAGAGAGCTGGATACCTAGTCGCTGAGAGCTGA
- the INPP5K gene encoding inositol polyphosphate 5-phosphatase K isoform X4 codes for MAAMNPQTELRVRTLSIHVVTWNVASAAPPPDLSDLLQLNNLNLNLDVYVIGLQEMNCGIMSLLSDTAFEDPWSSFFMDVLSPLSFVKVSSVRMQGLLLLIFAKYQHLPFIQILSTKSTPTGLFGYWGNKGGVKIFLKFYGYYVSIVNCHLPPHVANNDQRLEHFDRILEMQNFEAQDVPNILDHDLILWFGDMNFRIEDFGLHFVRESIKNRCYSDLWEKDQLSIAKRHDPLLREFQEGPLLFPPTYKFDKNSSNYDTSEKKRKPAWTDRILWRLKRQPQAAIHTPTLSAPHFTLFLRSYVSHMRYSVSDHKPVTSTFDLELKPLVSAPLITLLPESLCTAESDMLISYSLTADFLSSPWDWIGLYKVYIDISDIRETEDQFLLFYYSNNLHSVVGISTPFKIQPRSFLAEGPLDEAQPQI; via the exons ATGGCGGCCATGAACCCACAGACCGAGCTGAGAGTCAGGACGCTCAG CATACATGTCGTGACATGGAACGTGGCCTCTGCAGCACCCCCTCCAGACCTCAGTGATCTGCTTCAGCTGAACAACCTGAACCTGAATCTGGACGTGTATGTCATTGG TTTGCAGGAAATGAACTGTGGGATCATGAGCCTCCTTTCTGACACTGCCTTTGAAGACCCATGGAGCAGTTTCTTCATGGATGTGCTTTCCCCTCTGAGCTTCGTCAAG GTCTCCAGTGTCCGCATGCAGGGGCTTCTCTTACTGATCTTTGCCAAGTATCAGCATTTGCCCTTTATCCAGATCCTCTCTACTAAATCCACCCCCACTGGCCTCTTCGGGTACTGG GGGAACAAAGGGGGTGTCAAAATCTTCCTGAAGTTTTACGGCTACTATGTCAGCATCGTCAACTGCCACCTGCCCCCGCACGTGGCCAACAATGACCAGCGGCTGGAGCACTTTGACCGGATCCTGGAGATGCAGAATTTTGAGGCACAGGATGTCCCCAACATCCTGGACCACGA cCTCATTCTCTGGTTTGGAGACATGAACTTTCGGATTGAGGACTTTGGGTTGCACTTTGTTCGGGAATCCATAAAAAATCGGTGCTACAGTGACCTGTGGGAGAAGGATCAG CTCAGCATTGCCAAGAGACACGACCCGCTGCTCCGGGAGTTCCAGGAGGGCCCCCTGCTCTTCCCGCCCACCTACAAGTTTGATAAGAACTCCAGCAACTATGACACCAG tgaGAAAAAGCGCAAGCCCGCGTGGACCGACCGCATCCTGTGGAGGCTGAAGCGGCAGCCCCAGGCCGCCATCCACACCCCGACGCTGTCAGCCCCCCACTTCACCCTGTTTCTGAGGAGCTACGTCAGCCACATGCGGTACAGCGTCAGTGACCATAAGCCTGTCACCAGCACCTTTGACTTGGAG CTGAAGCCATTGGTATCTGCCCCACTGATCACCCTGCTGCCCGAGAGCCTGTGCACCGCGGAGAGCGACATGCTGATCAGCTACTCCCTGACCGCAGACTTCCTCAGCAGCCCCTGGGACTGGATTGGCCTGTACAAG GTGTACATCGACATTAGTGACATCCGAGAGACTGAGGatcagtttctccttttttacTATAGCAACAACCTACATTCTGTGGTGGGGATAAGCACACCCTTCAAG ATCCAGCCTCGCTCCTTCTTGGCGGAGGGCCCCCTGGATGAAGCCCAACCACAGATCTGA
- the INPP5K gene encoding inositol polyphosphate 5-phosphatase K isoform X6 — translation MNCGIMSLLSDTAFEDPWSSFFMDVLSPLSFVKVSSVRMQGLLLLIFAKYQHLPFIQILSTKSTPTGLFGYWGNKGGVKIFLKFYGYYVSIVNCHLPPHVANNDQRLEHFDRILEMQNFEAQDVPNILDHDLILWFGDMNFRIEDFGLHFVRESIKNRCYSDLWEKDQLSIAKRHDPLLREFQEGPLLFPPTYKFDKNSSNYDTSEKKRKPAWTDRILWRLKRQPQAAIHTPTLSAPHFTLFLRSYVSHMRYSVSDHKPVTSTFDLELKPLVSAPLITLLPESLCTAESDMLISYSLTADFLSSPWDWIGLYKVGLRHINDYVSYVWVRDNQVSFSDGLNQVYIDISDIRETEDQFLLFYYSNNLHSVVGISTPFKIQPRSFLAEGPLDEAQPQI, via the exons ATGAACTGTGGGATCATGAGCCTCCTTTCTGACACTGCCTTTGAAGACCCATGGAGCAGTTTCTTCATGGATGTGCTTTCCCCTCTGAGCTTCGTCAAG GTCTCCAGTGTCCGCATGCAGGGGCTTCTCTTACTGATCTTTGCCAAGTATCAGCATTTGCCCTTTATCCAGATCCTCTCTACTAAATCCACCCCCACTGGCCTCTTCGGGTACTGG GGGAACAAAGGGGGTGTCAAAATCTTCCTGAAGTTTTACGGCTACTATGTCAGCATCGTCAACTGCCACCTGCCCCCGCACGTGGCCAACAATGACCAGCGGCTGGAGCACTTTGACCGGATCCTGGAGATGCAGAATTTTGAGGCACAGGATGTCCCCAACATCCTGGACCACGA cCTCATTCTCTGGTTTGGAGACATGAACTTTCGGATTGAGGACTTTGGGTTGCACTTTGTTCGGGAATCCATAAAAAATCGGTGCTACAGTGACCTGTGGGAGAAGGATCAG CTCAGCATTGCCAAGAGACACGACCCGCTGCTCCGGGAGTTCCAGGAGGGCCCCCTGCTCTTCCCGCCCACCTACAAGTTTGATAAGAACTCCAGCAACTATGACACCAG tgaGAAAAAGCGCAAGCCCGCGTGGACCGACCGCATCCTGTGGAGGCTGAAGCGGCAGCCCCAGGCCGCCATCCACACCCCGACGCTGTCAGCCCCCCACTTCACCCTGTTTCTGAGGAGCTACGTCAGCCACATGCGGTACAGCGTCAGTGACCATAAGCCTGTCACCAGCACCTTTGACTTGGAG CTGAAGCCATTGGTATCTGCCCCACTGATCACCCTGCTGCCCGAGAGCCTGTGCACCGCGGAGAGCGACATGCTGATCAGCTACTCCCTGACCGCAGACTTCCTCAGCAGCCCCTGGGACTGGATTGGCCTGTACAAG GTGGGGCTGCGCCACATTAATGACTACGTGTCGTATGTCTGGGTCAGGGACAACCAGGTCTCCTTCAGCGATGGGCTGAACCAG GTGTACATCGACATTAGTGACATCCGAGAGACTGAGGatcagtttctccttttttacTATAGCAACAACCTACATTCTGTGGTGGGGATAAGCACACCCTTCAAG ATCCAGCCTCGCTCCTTCTTGGCGGAGGGCCCCCTGGATGAAGCCCAACCACAGATCTGA
- the INPP5K gene encoding inositol polyphosphate 5-phosphatase K isoform X7: protein MAAMNPQTELRVRTLSIHVVTWNVASAAPPPDLSDLLQLNNLNLNLDVYVIGLQEMNCGIMSLLSDTAFEDPWSSFFMDVLSPLSFVKVSSVRMQGLLLLIFAKYQHLPFIQILSTKSTPTGLFGYWGNKGGVKIFLKFYGYYVSIVNCHLPPHVANNDQRLEHFDRILEMQNFEAQDVPNILDHDEKKRKPAWTDRILWRLKRQPQAAIHTPTLSAPHFTLFLRSYVSHMRYSVSDHKPVTSTFDLELKPLVSAPLITLLPESLCTAESDMLISYSLTADFLSSPWDWIGLYKVGLRHINDYVSYVWVRDNQVSFSDGLNQVYIDISDIRETEDQFLLFYYSNNLHSVVGISTPFKIQPRSFLAEGPLDEAQPQI from the exons ATGGCGGCCATGAACCCACAGACCGAGCTGAGAGTCAGGACGCTCAG CATACATGTCGTGACATGGAACGTGGCCTCTGCAGCACCCCCTCCAGACCTCAGTGATCTGCTTCAGCTGAACAACCTGAACCTGAATCTGGACGTGTATGTCATTGG TTTGCAGGAAATGAACTGTGGGATCATGAGCCTCCTTTCTGACACTGCCTTTGAAGACCCATGGAGCAGTTTCTTCATGGATGTGCTTTCCCCTCTGAGCTTCGTCAAG GTCTCCAGTGTCCGCATGCAGGGGCTTCTCTTACTGATCTTTGCCAAGTATCAGCATTTGCCCTTTATCCAGATCCTCTCTACTAAATCCACCCCCACTGGCCTCTTCGGGTACTGG GGGAACAAAGGGGGTGTCAAAATCTTCCTGAAGTTTTACGGCTACTATGTCAGCATCGTCAACTGCCACCTGCCCCCGCACGTGGCCAACAATGACCAGCGGCTGGAGCACTTTGACCGGATCCTGGAGATGCAGAATTTTGAGGCACAGGATGTCCCCAACATCCTGGACCACGA tgaGAAAAAGCGCAAGCCCGCGTGGACCGACCGCATCCTGTGGAGGCTGAAGCGGCAGCCCCAGGCCGCCATCCACACCCCGACGCTGTCAGCCCCCCACTTCACCCTGTTTCTGAGGAGCTACGTCAGCCACATGCGGTACAGCGTCAGTGACCATAAGCCTGTCACCAGCACCTTTGACTTGGAG CTGAAGCCATTGGTATCTGCCCCACTGATCACCCTGCTGCCCGAGAGCCTGTGCACCGCGGAGAGCGACATGCTGATCAGCTACTCCCTGACCGCAGACTTCCTCAGCAGCCCCTGGGACTGGATTGGCCTGTACAAG GTGGGGCTGCGCCACATTAATGACTACGTGTCGTATGTCTGGGTCAGGGACAACCAGGTCTCCTTCAGCGATGGGCTGAACCAG GTGTACATCGACATTAGTGACATCCGAGAGACTGAGGatcagtttctccttttttacTATAGCAACAACCTACATTCTGTGGTGGGGATAAGCACACCCTTCAAG ATCCAGCCTCGCTCCTTCTTGGCGGAGGGCCCCCTGGATGAAGCCCAACCACAGATCTGA
- the INPP5K gene encoding inositol polyphosphate 5-phosphatase K isoform X3 codes for MRAHPPSSMASLLSIHVVTWNVASAAPPPDLSDLLQLNNLNLNLDVYVIGLQEMNCGIMSLLSDTAFEDPWSSFFMDVLSPLSFVKVSSVRMQGLLLLIFAKYQHLPFIQILSTKSTPTGLFGYWGNKGGVKIFLKFYGYYVSIVNCHLPPHVANNDQRLEHFDRILEMQNFEAQDVPNILDHDLILWFGDMNFRIEDFGLHFVRESIKNRCYSDLWEKDQLSIAKRHDPLLREFQEGPLLFPPTYKFDKNSSNYDTSEKKRKPAWTDRILWRLKRQPQAAIHTPTLSAPHFTLFLRSYVSHMRYSVSDHKPVTSTFDLELKPLVSAPLITLLPESLCTAESDMLISYSLTADFLSSPWDWIGLYKVGLRHINDYVSYVWVRDNQVSFSDGLNQVYIDISDIRETEDQFLLFYYSNNLHSVVGISTPFKIQPRSFLAEGPLDEAQPQI; via the exons ATGAGGGCTCATCCTCCTTCCTCCATGGCTTCCCTTCTCAGCATACATGTCGTGACATGGAACGTGGCCTCTGCAGCACCCCCTCCAGACCTCAGTGATCTGCTTCAGCTGAACAACCTGAACCTGAATCTGGACGTGTATGTCATTGG TTTGCAGGAAATGAACTGTGGGATCATGAGCCTCCTTTCTGACACTGCCTTTGAAGACCCATGGAGCAGTTTCTTCATGGATGTGCTTTCCCCTCTGAGCTTCGTCAAG GTCTCCAGTGTCCGCATGCAGGGGCTTCTCTTACTGATCTTTGCCAAGTATCAGCATTTGCCCTTTATCCAGATCCTCTCTACTAAATCCACCCCCACTGGCCTCTTCGGGTACTGG GGGAACAAAGGGGGTGTCAAAATCTTCCTGAAGTTTTACGGCTACTATGTCAGCATCGTCAACTGCCACCTGCCCCCGCACGTGGCCAACAATGACCAGCGGCTGGAGCACTTTGACCGGATCCTGGAGATGCAGAATTTTGAGGCACAGGATGTCCCCAACATCCTGGACCACGA cCTCATTCTCTGGTTTGGAGACATGAACTTTCGGATTGAGGACTTTGGGTTGCACTTTGTTCGGGAATCCATAAAAAATCGGTGCTACAGTGACCTGTGGGAGAAGGATCAG CTCAGCATTGCCAAGAGACACGACCCGCTGCTCCGGGAGTTCCAGGAGGGCCCCCTGCTCTTCCCGCCCACCTACAAGTTTGATAAGAACTCCAGCAACTATGACACCAG tgaGAAAAAGCGCAAGCCCGCGTGGACCGACCGCATCCTGTGGAGGCTGAAGCGGCAGCCCCAGGCCGCCATCCACACCCCGACGCTGTCAGCCCCCCACTTCACCCTGTTTCTGAGGAGCTACGTCAGCCACATGCGGTACAGCGTCAGTGACCATAAGCCTGTCACCAGCACCTTTGACTTGGAG CTGAAGCCATTGGTATCTGCCCCACTGATCACCCTGCTGCCCGAGAGCCTGTGCACCGCGGAGAGCGACATGCTGATCAGCTACTCCCTGACCGCAGACTTCCTCAGCAGCCCCTGGGACTGGATTGGCCTGTACAAG GTGGGGCTGCGCCACATTAATGACTACGTGTCGTATGTCTGGGTCAGGGACAACCAGGTCTCCTTCAGCGATGGGCTGAACCAG GTGTACATCGACATTAGTGACATCCGAGAGACTGAGGatcagtttctccttttttacTATAGCAACAACCTACATTCTGTGGTGGGGATAAGCACACCCTTCAAG ATCCAGCCTCGCTCCTTCTTGGCGGAGGGCCCCCTGGATGAAGCCCAACCACAGATCTGA
- the INPP5K gene encoding inositol polyphosphate 5-phosphatase K isoform X2: MAAMNPQTELRVRTLSIHVVTWNVASAAPPPDLSDLLQLNNLNLNLDVYVIGLQEMNCGIMSLLSDTAFEDPWSSFFMDVLSPLSFVKVSSVRMQGLLLLIFAKYQHLPFIQILSTKSTPTGLFGYWGNKGGVKIFLKFYGYYVSIVNCHLPPHVANNDQRLEHFDRILEMQNFEAQDVPNILDHDLILWFGDMNFRIEDFGLHFVRESIKNRCYSDLWEKDQLSIAKRHDPLLREFQEGPLLFPPTYKFDKNSSNYDTSEKKRKPAWTDRILWRLKRQPQAAIHTPTLSAPHFTLFLRSYVSHMRYSVSDHKPVTSTFDLELKPLVSAPLITLLPESLCTAESDMLISYSLTADFLSSPWDWIGLYKVGLRHINDYVSYVWVRDNQVSFSDGLNQVYIDISDIRETEDQFLLFYYSNNLHSVVGISTPFKIQPRSFLAEGPLDEAQPQI; encoded by the exons ATGGCGGCCATGAACCCACAGACCGAGCTGAGAGTCAGGACGCTCAG CATACATGTCGTGACATGGAACGTGGCCTCTGCAGCACCCCCTCCAGACCTCAGTGATCTGCTTCAGCTGAACAACCTGAACCTGAATCTGGACGTGTATGTCATTGG TTTGCAGGAAATGAACTGTGGGATCATGAGCCTCCTTTCTGACACTGCCTTTGAAGACCCATGGAGCAGTTTCTTCATGGATGTGCTTTCCCCTCTGAGCTTCGTCAAG GTCTCCAGTGTCCGCATGCAGGGGCTTCTCTTACTGATCTTTGCCAAGTATCAGCATTTGCCCTTTATCCAGATCCTCTCTACTAAATCCACCCCCACTGGCCTCTTCGGGTACTGG GGGAACAAAGGGGGTGTCAAAATCTTCCTGAAGTTTTACGGCTACTATGTCAGCATCGTCAACTGCCACCTGCCCCCGCACGTGGCCAACAATGACCAGCGGCTGGAGCACTTTGACCGGATCCTGGAGATGCAGAATTTTGAGGCACAGGATGTCCCCAACATCCTGGACCACGA cCTCATTCTCTGGTTTGGAGACATGAACTTTCGGATTGAGGACTTTGGGTTGCACTTTGTTCGGGAATCCATAAAAAATCGGTGCTACAGTGACCTGTGGGAGAAGGATCAG CTCAGCATTGCCAAGAGACACGACCCGCTGCTCCGGGAGTTCCAGGAGGGCCCCCTGCTCTTCCCGCCCACCTACAAGTTTGATAAGAACTCCAGCAACTATGACACCAG tgaGAAAAAGCGCAAGCCCGCGTGGACCGACCGCATCCTGTGGAGGCTGAAGCGGCAGCCCCAGGCCGCCATCCACACCCCGACGCTGTCAGCCCCCCACTTCACCCTGTTTCTGAGGAGCTACGTCAGCCACATGCGGTACAGCGTCAGTGACCATAAGCCTGTCACCAGCACCTTTGACTTGGAG CTGAAGCCATTGGTATCTGCCCCACTGATCACCCTGCTGCCCGAGAGCCTGTGCACCGCGGAGAGCGACATGCTGATCAGCTACTCCCTGACCGCAGACTTCCTCAGCAGCCCCTGGGACTGGATTGGCCTGTACAAG GTGGGGCTGCGCCACATTAATGACTACGTGTCGTATGTCTGGGTCAGGGACAACCAGGTCTCCTTCAGCGATGGGCTGAACCAG GTGTACATCGACATTAGTGACATCCGAGAGACTGAGGatcagtttctccttttttacTATAGCAACAACCTACATTCTGTGGTGGGGATAAGCACACCCTTCAAG ATCCAGCCTCGCTCCTTCTTGGCGGAGGGCCCCCTGGATGAAGCCCAACCACAGATCTGA
- the INPP5K gene encoding inositol polyphosphate 5-phosphatase K isoform X1 — MQKHTFPIQTTADCGAAVSRRSPLSVTWMRAHPPSSMASLLSIHVVTWNVASAAPPPDLSDLLQLNNLNLNLDVYVIGLQEMNCGIMSLLSDTAFEDPWSSFFMDVLSPLSFVKVSSVRMQGLLLLIFAKYQHLPFIQILSTKSTPTGLFGYWGNKGGVKIFLKFYGYYVSIVNCHLPPHVANNDQRLEHFDRILEMQNFEAQDVPNILDHDLILWFGDMNFRIEDFGLHFVRESIKNRCYSDLWEKDQLSIAKRHDPLLREFQEGPLLFPPTYKFDKNSSNYDTSEKKRKPAWTDRILWRLKRQPQAAIHTPTLSAPHFTLFLRSYVSHMRYSVSDHKPVTSTFDLELKPLVSAPLITLLPESLCTAESDMLISYSLTADFLSSPWDWIGLYKVGLRHINDYVSYVWVRDNQVSFSDGLNQVYIDISDIRETEDQFLLFYYSNNLHSVVGISTPFKIQPRSFLAEGPLDEAQPQI; from the exons ATGCAGAAACACACGTTTCCCATTCAGACTACAGCGGATTGTGGTGCAGCCGTTAGCAGGCGCAGCCCCCTGTCTGTTACCTGGATGAGGGCTCATCCTCCTTCCTCCATGGCTTCCCTTCTCAGCATACATGTCGTGACATGGAACGTGGCCTCTGCAGCACCCCCTCCAGACCTCAGTGATCTGCTTCAGCTGAACAACCTGAACCTGAATCTGGACGTGTATGTCATTGG TTTGCAGGAAATGAACTGTGGGATCATGAGCCTCCTTTCTGACACTGCCTTTGAAGACCCATGGAGCAGTTTCTTCATGGATGTGCTTTCCCCTCTGAGCTTCGTCAAG GTCTCCAGTGTCCGCATGCAGGGGCTTCTCTTACTGATCTTTGCCAAGTATCAGCATTTGCCCTTTATCCAGATCCTCTCTACTAAATCCACCCCCACTGGCCTCTTCGGGTACTGG GGGAACAAAGGGGGTGTCAAAATCTTCCTGAAGTTTTACGGCTACTATGTCAGCATCGTCAACTGCCACCTGCCCCCGCACGTGGCCAACAATGACCAGCGGCTGGAGCACTTTGACCGGATCCTGGAGATGCAGAATTTTGAGGCACAGGATGTCCCCAACATCCTGGACCACGA cCTCATTCTCTGGTTTGGAGACATGAACTTTCGGATTGAGGACTTTGGGTTGCACTTTGTTCGGGAATCCATAAAAAATCGGTGCTACAGTGACCTGTGGGAGAAGGATCAG CTCAGCATTGCCAAGAGACACGACCCGCTGCTCCGGGAGTTCCAGGAGGGCCCCCTGCTCTTCCCGCCCACCTACAAGTTTGATAAGAACTCCAGCAACTATGACACCAG tgaGAAAAAGCGCAAGCCCGCGTGGACCGACCGCATCCTGTGGAGGCTGAAGCGGCAGCCCCAGGCCGCCATCCACACCCCGACGCTGTCAGCCCCCCACTTCACCCTGTTTCTGAGGAGCTACGTCAGCCACATGCGGTACAGCGTCAGTGACCATAAGCCTGTCACCAGCACCTTTGACTTGGAG CTGAAGCCATTGGTATCTGCCCCACTGATCACCCTGCTGCCCGAGAGCCTGTGCACCGCGGAGAGCGACATGCTGATCAGCTACTCCCTGACCGCAGACTTCCTCAGCAGCCCCTGGGACTGGATTGGCCTGTACAAG GTGGGGCTGCGCCACATTAATGACTACGTGTCGTATGTCTGGGTCAGGGACAACCAGGTCTCCTTCAGCGATGGGCTGAACCAG GTGTACATCGACATTAGTGACATCCGAGAGACTGAGGatcagtttctccttttttacTATAGCAACAACCTACATTCTGTGGTGGGGATAAGCACACCCTTCAAG ATCCAGCCTCGCTCCTTCTTGGCGGAGGGCCCCCTGGATGAAGCCCAACCACAGATCTGA